The stretch of DNA TACAACATGGGCAATCAGCTTAAAAAGCAAAGAAGCATTCTGCCAGATTATATCGATTCCTTAAGAAGGGATATGTTTTACAGGGATTGGTTTAGCGGCCTGTTTAGTATGGATAAACTCCACTTATTGATAGGCGATTTGATAGCCAGAGGGGTGAATTTTAGTGTGTGCAGGTTAGCGGTTGAGGATTATTATAAGGTGTGGTTTGAAAAATCAAAACGGGATGCAGATAGTATTATTCTTGCAGTGGCTGATATTTTGAAGGAAAGTGTGCCTGGTGAGGCTGCAAGAAGTGAGAATGTGTTTACCTTTATTGTGAAAGGTGTTGACAGTCCCCAACTGTTTGTAAAAACGCTTATAAGCACAATTCAGTCAAAGGTTGACTGCCATTTGAGTTTTGCGTGTATGAGATATCCTGAAGATGCTCACTCTGTTGAGGAAATCATATACAAACTGGATAGATTGTATAGAAAAGTATCTTGAGTTTTGATATAAAAGGGCAAACACTATCTAAGGGGTGAAAAAGGGTGGTTGTTATAGGTTCTGATCATGGCGGTTTTTTTCTAAAAGAGGAGATAAAGAGGTTTCTTGAGGAGTTAGGTGAAAGTTTTGAGGATGTGGGTACATTTTCTGCTGATTCTGTGGATTATCCAGATATTGCAAAAACCGTTGCTAAGAAGGTTGTTGAGAACAAAAGCATCGGGATTCTTATCTGCGGTACTGGTATCGGTATGAGTATTGCAGCAAATAAGGTTAAAGGTATAAGGTGTGCACTGTGTCATGATGCTTATACGGCTGAGTTTGCACGAAGGCACAATGATGCCAATATTATTGCATTTGGAGGCAGAACAACAGGTATTGAGATAGCAAAACAGATGGTAAAGATCTTTCTTTCGACGCCCTTTGATGGTGGTAGGCATCTAAGAAGAATAAATAAGATTACAGAATTGGAGGTATTATGAGCGTGTTAAAGGATTTTGATCCAGAGGTTTTTGAGGCTATAGAGAATGAGAAAAAGAGGGAAATGTACGGACTTGAGCTGATCGCCTCTGAGAATTTTGTTTCTGAAGCTGTGCTTGAGGCTCAAGGGTCTGTGATGACAAATAAATATGCAGAAGGATATCCCGGCAAGCGTTACTACGGTGGTTGTGAATATGTTGATATTGTGGAGAATCTTGCCATAGAGAGGGCAAAAAAGCTGTTTGGGGCTGAGCATGTCAATGTTCAGCCACACTCTGGTTCTCAAGCAAATATGGCTATCTATTTAGCCACGCTTCAGCCGGGCGATAGGCTGCTTGGCATGTCTTTGTCAAACGGTGGACACCTAACACATGGAGCGGGTGTAAACTTTTCCGGTAAACTGTTTATCAGTTTTGGCTACGGCGTAAATCCAGAAACCGGTTTAATCGATTATGATGAGGTTCAGGCGATTGCTGAGGAGTTTAAACCACGGCTGATCGTCTGTGGTGCAAGTGCCTATCCGCGCATTATCGATTTTAAAAAATTTAGAGAGATTGCAGATAGTGTTGATGCCTATCTGATGGCTGATATTGCCCATATTGCAGGGTTGGTTGCAGCTGGCATCCATCCAAGCCCCATTCCTTATTGTGAGTTTGTTACAACAACAACACATAAAACATTGAGGGGTCCTCGTGGTGGTATGATAATGACAAAGGAGTTTTTTGCAAAACCGATCGATAAGATGGTGTTTCCTGGAATGCAGGGCGGTCCGCTCATGCATGTTATAGCAGCAAAGGCCGTATGCTTTAAGGAAGCTTTAAGTGATGAGTTTAAGGAGTATCAAAAGCAGATTGTAAAAAATGCTAAAAAGCTCGCTGAAGTATTGATGGATAACGGTTTTAAGCTTGTTAGCGGTGGCACAGATACACATCTTATGCTTGTGGATTTAACCAACAAAAACATAACAGGCAAAGAAGCAGAAGAGGCACTGGGTAAAGTCGGTATAACGGTAAATAAAAACACCATTCCCGGTGAAACACGCTCACCCTTTATTACAAGCGGCATAAGGATTGGGACACCAGCTATTACAACACGCGGCATGAAGGAAAAGGAGATGGAAAAAATCGGTGAGCTAATTACAGAAACGCTCAACAACATCGGGGATGAAAAAAAATACTCAGCAATTAGGCAGGAGGTTAAAAAGCTCTGCGAAGAATTTATGTTTTATTCTGTCTGATTATTGCCATAGTTTTTTCAATTAACAGCTATGCCACAGAGATTTCACTATACAGCAAGGGTGGTGTATCTTATTTTAAGATCACAGATGTGCCGGATAATGCCACAATTTTTAAAAAGGGGCGTTATTTTGTTGTTAGAATAAAGGGAAAGATTGCAAAAAAGCAGATTCTTGGCTCAAATTTAGGTGATAGGTTTTTTAAAAGCCTATCAATAACAAATGCGGATAATGTTTCTCAGATTGTTATTGAGCTAAAAAAACCCTATATCCCTCAATATACACTGCAAAACGGTGATATTACCCTAAAACCGCAGCTACCCAGAAAACATAATGTTGAAAACCCAAAAAACGGTGTTCCTCAAAATCTTTTAGCGATTCCCTATTTTATATCCAAAACAACTTTTAAGACGACAAAAAAGATGCAGACAAGCTATGATGAATCGCTGTTTTTTAGCGGTGTTAAGGCGTTTTACATAAAAAACTATCAGCTTGCCGCTGCCTTCTTTAATGAAATTATCAAAAAATATCCGCAGAGTCATTTTTTCTTATCTGCGTATTTTCTACTGGGCGACTGCTACAAGAATATGAAGATGTATGACAAAGCCATTGCTATATACAACAGGGCTATCTCACTTTCACCCAAAAACGACACGGTTGCCCAAACCCTGTTTTCCATCGCCGATATCTATCAAACAAGAAAGATGTTTATTGCCGCACGGACTATTTATAAAAAAATCGAGAAGGATTTTGCATCCACGAAATGGGCATCAAAGGCAGCTTTTATGATCGGCTATAGCTACTTTATGGAGCACAACTGCAGGCTTGCTTTAAAACATCTTTTGCTTGTTGATAAATCAAACCCATACTACCCATTGAGCATGGTATTGTCGGCTGAGTGTTTTTATAAGAAAAAGGATTATGCGCGCGCTGTTTTAGCCTACTACTACATGTCAAAAAAGCTTCAGGAGATCGATGTTGATAATTATTACAAAGAGCTTGTTGATATCGGGGTGTCGCTGTGTGAGTTTGAGGATTACAAAGAGGCTGAAAATGTGTTCGGTTATGTTGAGCAGACACATGATAAAGAGATAAAGGCTTACTCCTATATCGGACGGATGCGGTGCGACTTGAAGAAAAACGATTTTGACGATCTAAAATTCAGAGGCGGCTGGATTCTATCCAATATAAAAGATGTTAAGCTTAAAAACCTTGCAAGAAAGCTGCTTGATGAGGGAAAGCTTAAAAAAGGCGATGTTGATAAAAAGACAATCGATGAGATTGTGGCAAAATATAAAAACGACCCCGAAATTGTTTCTCTTGCCCTGTATGTTTATGCAAGAAAGAATTACAGAAACAAAGACTATATAGATGCATTATCCTATCTTATAAAACTAAAAAAACAGTATCCAGAAAGCTCATACAACAAACTTGCACAACCCATGGCAGCCGATGCAATTAACAAACTGCTGGATGAGTTCTATAACCAGCCAGACCTTGAATTGGTTGAGAAGATTTATGATGCAGCTTTGAAACTGAAGCCACCAAAGGCAGACCTCTGCAGACTTGCCTGGGCTTTGGTGTTTTCGTTTAAAATCGGAGAGGTTGAAAAAATAATGCATTCGATTAAGGATCAGGAGTGTCAAAACGCCGTGGTTGCCAAGTTTTATGTGGAGATGGGTAACAACATCAAAGCATCGTCCATTGTTGATCAGCTGCAAAAAACAAAGCCGTATGTGTATTACATAAATATGATTTTTGGCGATATAAACTTCTTTGGCGGTGATTATAAAAAAGCCTATGAACTGTATAAGAAGGCTTCTGAGATTAAAGAAAAATTGATGGATGATTATCTGTCTTTGAGAATGGCAGAATGTCTCATTAACATTAAGAAGTTAAAAGATGCAGAAGTTATACTTTCATCTATTTCTGTTAGAATATATAGCGATAAGGTTGAGTTTTTTAAGGGTTATGTTGCATATCTTAAAGGAGACTACAAAAACTCCATAGCCATTTTGAAAAATCTCATAAATGTTATTCATTATCGCCAGAGGGCACTATTTTACATAGCTATGAGCTATATAAAGCTGAACGATAAAAAGCATGCCGTTGAGTATTTCAATAAACTCAAAGCTATCAACCCAAACAGTGAATATATAAACATTCTAAAGGCACTTCTACTATGAGTGATGATAAGCTAAAAAACCTGCAGGTTATGTTTGAGGCTGTTCTTGATACAAGCAAGAAACTGGAAAACTCATACAACGAGCTAAAAAGAAAATTTGAACTGCTTGAGGGTAAGCTTGAAAGCAACAGGCGTTATCTTGAGAATATTTTAAAAAGCATCGATACAGGTGTTGCATCGATTGATTTGGATGGAAGAATCGTAACATTTAACAGAAAGGCTGAAGAGGTTTTTGGTGTAGATGAGAGCTCTGTAAAAGGCAGACACTTTGGAGAGGTGTTTGCTATTAAAAGCTTGCTTGAACTAAACGGCTGCGGTATTGCAGAGTTTTTTAAAGACAACAAAAGGGTTGAGATTGAAACTAACTCGTCAAAAAAGATTTTGAGTGTTTCTGCAAACTGCGTAGAAGAGGAGGATGGCAAGATAAGCGGCGCGGTGATCGTGTTTTCTGATATAACACAGGTTGAAAAACTCAAAGAAGAAAACTACAAAAAGGAAAAGCTTGCAATAATTGGTCAGATGGCAGCCTCCATTGCCCACGACATAAAAAATCCTCTTGCAAGTATTGAGCTGCTTGTGCCGCTCCTTGATGATGGCACAAAGAAAGAGATTGTTGATAATATCATGATGAGTATAAAACGGATCAATAATATAGTGAACAACACATTGCTTTTTACAAAAACCGTTAACTATTCGCCAGAGCAGATCGATAGTATTAGCCTTGCACATGAGCTTGAGTTTGAGATCTATGCATCGATAAAAAATGCCGATGTAAAATTCAACAAAGAGGTTGAAAATTTTACCTTCGTTTCAGATAAAAACCTTCTAAAAAGCGCTCTGGTTAATATTCTTTCAAATGCTACAGATGCAGCAAAGACAACCGTTGAACTGAAGGTTTATAAAAAAGGTGATAGGGTGGTTTTTGAAATTATTGATGATGGTGAGGGAATTGAAGATATTTCCATGATCTTTGAGCCGTTTTACACTTCAAAGAAAAACGGCACAGGGCTGGGGCTTGCGATAGTTAGACAGGCTGTAGAGATATTAAACGGTGATATAGAGATTTCAACATCTAAAAGAGGTACATCTTTCAAAGTTTTGCTATGAAGGGTTTTTTTAACTATCTTAAGTTTTGCAGCTATAGTGTTTTCTATATTTTTAAGCATTACAACGCTTTAGACGATGAAACTGTTAGAAGATGGGCTTTTGAAGTTGTTAAAATGTTTAATATAGATGTGAAAGTTAAAGGTTTTATATATGATAAGCGATTTGTTTTGCTTCCCAATCATGAAAGTTATTTCGATATCATAGCTTTATATGTTGCCATTCCTCAAAAATTACACTGGCTTGCAAAAAAAGAGCTATTCGATATTCCTTTTCTTGGTAGGGCTTTAAAAAAGCTAAATGTAAGTGGAATAAACAGAAACGACCCTATTGATGCTGCAAAAGGACTGATAAGATTATTAAAGAATTTTGACGAAGGTGGTGTTGTGATTTTTCCTGAAGGCTCTCGTAGGAATAAGCAGCTTAAGGATGGAGGTGCGGTTGCTGCAAAAAAGAAAAAGCTTCCGATCTATCCTGTAAAGATTATCAACACCAATAAAGTAATGCCTGCAGGAAAACCTGTTTTATATTCGCATCCTGTTGAGGTAATAGTCTGTGAAAAAATCAAACCCGAACTTGATATAGATAAAATAAAACAAAAAGTTGAAGATTGCCTGTATGGTTAAAAAAGCCGCTGTTTTTCTTATAGCTTTATTGCTATTGTCCTCCTGTTCAATAAGAAGGGCGATAGTATCTAAGCCGTATTACTATCCCTATCCAGTTTTAAAAACCGTAAAGCCTGGCTATACGCAGTATGGTATAGCCTCATGGTATGGACCTAACTTTCATGGAAAAAGAACAGCCAACGGTGAGATTTACAATATGTATGCACATACTGCTGCAAGCAAGACATTGCCGTTTAACACACTTGTTAAGGTAATAAACCTTGATAACGGTCGCTCCACGGTTGTGAGAATAAACGACAGAGGACCTTTTGTCAAAGGTAGAATTATCGATTTATCATATGCGGCAGCAAAGGATTTGGGTATGATTCCTACAGGAACTGCAAGGGTGAAGCTGATTGTGCTTGGCAATAATTCTTATGCCAGTTCTAAAATAACCTACAGCAAACCAGAACAGCCCTCACTTAATCAGCTTGAGAGGATAACGATAGATACGCATTTAAATGAAGACCTCAACGGTTTTGACAACTATGCAATACAGCTTGGCGCATTCAGAAGTTTATACAATGCTATTAAGTTTAAAGATAGACTTATGCGATATATAAAGGGTATAAGAATTGTAAAAGCCGTTGTTAGAGGTGTTGAGCTCTACAGGGTTGTTGTGGGTAGTTTTGACTCAAAAGAAGCTGCCAGATCCTTTGGGTATAAATATATCCTGCCTTATGTTGGGAAGTTTTATATAATTTCGCAATGAATTTAACAGAGCTTGCATATAGATTATCGTTTATAAACAGAAAAGCTATAGTGATTTTAAGGGATAATGTTGAGATCGACAGAGTAAAGGCGAAATTGGATTTTTTCGATGCGCTGTTTTCAAAAAAGAGACAGAAGGGCTTGTTTTATTCCTACGAAATACCACCCCACTGCAGTGTAAAGCCTGACGAGTTTATAGTATCCAATCGTCTGAAGGCAATTTATACGCTTCTAAGTGGCCCTGATAATAGCATCGTTTTTACGAATATTAACGCCCTTATTCAGCCTGTGATTGGTGGCGATGAGTTTATCGATAAGATGTTTGAGATAAGGAAGGGTGAGATTATTGATATAGAACAGCTTCAAAAAAAACTCATTAATGCTGGCTTTATACAAACAGATAGCGTTGAATACTACGGTGAATTTTCAAAAAAGGGATTTGTGGTTGACCTATTCAGTCCGTTTTACAATAAACCCGCAAGAATTGAGTTTTTTGATGATGAGGTTGAGCGGATAACCCTATTTTTTGCAGAAAACTACAGAACATTTAAAGAGCTTGAAAGCCTGATTGTATTACCAGCAAAAGAGTATAGCTATAAAGAGGATGAGTTTGGCTATGCACTGCTTGGCGTTAAAAACCATCTACTTGATTATCCAACAGAGGAGTTTGAGTTTTATTCAAATGTAGAGCAGGATGATGTTGAATCACTCTTTAGGCTTGCAGAGCTTTACAATCAGGAAGGACTGTTTGAAAAAAAAGAAAGAGTTAGTGCTTTTTTTGAAAAGGTTAAGCATTTTGAGTTGGGATATAAAAAACTTTTTGTTGAGAATGAAGATATAGCTGAAAAGATTGAAAGGATAAAAAGAGCGGGCAAAAACAACAGGGTTGTGGTTGCATGTGGCTCAGATTTAAGGGTTGAAAGGGTTGCAGGCTTTTTAAAGGGCAGACAGGTTGAGTATAAAACCCTACACAGCTCACCTTTTGAGCTGCCACCAGGCGTATATTTAAGCAGGCTTGGCATAGATGAGGGGCTTGTTGATGAAAAGAATAGATTTGTGGTTGTGGGGTTTGGTGAGCTGTTTGGTGCTGTTCTGGGTATATCGCCTGTTAGGGTTAAAAGAAAAAAGCCTACTGAAGTAGATTTTGAGGCAAATGATAAAGTTGTTCATAAAAGGTATGGAATAGCTGTTTTTAACGGATTAACAAAAATCGATGTGGATGGCAGTAAAGAGGAGTTTTTTGAGCTTGAGTTTGAGGGTGGCGATAAGATCTATCTGCCTGTTTACAACGCAGATATGTTATATCCCTACAGAGGTAGTGAGCCTGTTAGCTCTCTAAGAAACAACCGCTGGGCAGTAAAGCAGGAGAATATTAAAAAGTCGATTAAGAAGATACTGTCTGAGCTTGTAAATGCTTATGCAAAAAGAAAACTTATAAAAAGGGAGCCTTTCAATGTAGGTCTGTTTGAGATAGAGGAATTTGAGGCAATGTTTGAATACGACGAAACAGCCGATCAGCTAAAGGCTATTGAGGATATAAAAAACGATATGTCCAAAGAATCGCCCATGGATAGATTGATCTGTGGAGATGTTTCATTTGGCAAGACCGAAGTAGCGATGAGAGCTATTGCAATCTGCGTATTTAACCTAAGGCAGGCGGTTTTGATGGTGCCAACTACGATTTTGTCTTTACAGCATTACAAAACACTGACGCAGAGGTTTAAGAATTTTCCCGTAAATATCGCCCTTTTAAACAGGTTTACAACGAAAAAAGAAAGGGAAAAGATACTAAAAGGGCTAAAAGATGGCACGATCGATATATTGATTGCAACACACTCTGTTTATTCAAAGGATGTTGAGTTTTTAAATTTAGGGCTTGTTGTTGTTGATGAGGAGCACAGGTTTGGTGTAAAGGTAAAAGAACACTTAAAAACACTCTATCCCCATGTTGATATGCTTTATTTGAGTGCAACGCCTATCCCAAGAACTCTGAATATGTCTTTAAACGGCATTTTAGATATAAGTGTTATAAAAACACCACCGCTTGAGAGAAAACCGATTGAAACAATTATCTCAAAAAGAAAACTTGAGGTGATAAGGGATGCTGTTTTGAGGGAGATTTCCCGAGAGGGCAGGGTGTATTTTGTTCACAATGCCATTGAAGATATAGAGGAGGTAAAAGAGCAGCTTGATAGGCTTCTGCCGTTTGTAAAAAAGGAAATTGTGCATGCTAAAATGCCAAAGGGCAAAATCAAAGATGTGTTTGAGCGTTTCAACAAAGGAGAATTTGAACTGCTTATCGCCACATCGATTATTGAATCGGGTCTGGATATAAAGGCTGTTGATACGATTATTATAGATGATGCTGATAGATTTGGTTTATCGGATCTATATCAACTCAGGGGACGGGTGGGTAGAGGTGATAGGGTATCTTATGCATATCTGCTCTATGAGGGAAAAATCTCAGAGAATGCAAAAAAGAGGCTAAAGTATATATCGGAATTCATTGAAAGAGGTGTTGGCTTTAATCTTGCCTTAAAAGATGCAGAGATCAGGGGCTACGGCAACATATTGGGTAAAGATCAATCGGGAAAGATTAAATCGATTGGATACTCTACCTATCTTTCGTTGATTGAGGAGGCTATCAGAGAGGTAAAAAAGCAGCCTTTAGAAAGGGAGATTGAGATAAAACATTCATTCGATGCGTATATTCCCGATGAGTTTGCATCGCAGGAAAAAAAGGTTGAAATCTACAAGCGTTTGTCAGCAGTCAGGGATGAGGAGGAGCTTGAACAGTTAAAGAATGAGTTGACAGATAGATTTGGTAAACTCATAAAACCCGTTGAAAACCTGATTTTGATAACGCTTTTAAAGATCAAAGCAAAGCGAGCGTTTGTTAAAAAACTACTGCTTTCAAAGAAAGGCGTTGCCGTTGAGTTTTATGTTGATGCCGATATTGATACGGATATGCTCATTAAAGAGGTTCATGAAAAGCTTGGTCGGTTTGAATCTGAAACGGTTGTGTCGTTTAAGCTATTGGGAAATAATTTGGGTGTTATAGCTGATAAGTTAATAGAGTTTTTTGAGAGAATAACAAAACAGGGGGCAAGGCGGGATGCCTTGCCGTAGGGCTCTTTAATAAGAACAGGGGGGAGGCCCCACTTAAGGGGGAGTGAGGCGACTGGAAACCTTCCAATCTTTGATTGTATTTTGCATTAAATCTTTATTAAAGTCAAGTAAAAAAGTATTGTTTAATTTTGATTAGAAGCTTTTTTTGTATTAAATAGATGACAGTTTAATATATATTGCAATCCATCGATGAACTTTAAGTAGCTCTCATTGTTTGTTTGTTGGATTTTTATGCAGTTTTCTATTTGCTCTAAATAAGGCTCTTTTGCCTGACAGATGAGGTTCAGCTGTTTTAGATAATCTACATCCTCAAAAAAACTTTCCATATAAGGTCCACAGATTACGGTATTTTTGTAAATAGCAGGCTCAATCGGATTATGGCCTTTCAGTGATGGATAGAAACTACCTCCAATGATAGTAACCTTGCTAATTGCATAAATTTTTTCAAGTTCCCCTAAAGTATCAAGTAAAAGCAGATTTTTTGCTGAATTATTGGAAGTGCGCAGGCTGAATTCTATTTTATTCTTTTTCAGTCTATCTATGAATTGATGGGCGAGATTTATATGTCTTGGTGCAAGAACAATAAAGTATTCATTTTTGAAGCGTTCGATAATTGAGATAGCTAAATCTATCTCTTCTACATGAAAGCTTGCAAGTGTTAGAATGGGTTTTTCTGAGTGGATTTTAAATGTTTTTAGAAGAGCAGATTTATCAAATTTTAGTGGTTTTTTGAATCGCTTTATGTTGCCGCAAACAATAACTCTATCACTGAAATATCTATATCGTTTTGCATCTGTGATAGATTTTGCAACAATGAGGTCAAACCTTTGAATTATAGGTTTAAAAAGAAAACAGAAGCGTTTGTAGTGTTTAAATGTAGAGCTACTCATACGTGCATTTAACAGTATAAGTTTGGTGCCTCTTTTTTTTAAATAAGCTATGTAGGATGGCCATATCTCAGTTTCAAAAAATATGGCAAGTGATGGGGTATGCTTAAACAGTTTTTTGTAAAGTAATAAGAGGTCTATGGGCATAATAACGGTTTTTTTATCTTCTGCAGCCTTAAAGCCTGTATCTGTAAATGCACTGAATATGAGTGGTTTTTTTAACTCTTGTTTTATTTTGTCAGATACAGCGATCAATGTTTTTAGCTCACCGAAGCTTGAGCCGTGAAGAAGAATGTAGTCAGACTCCTCTATTGGTTTTGGAAAAAACCTTTCTTTTAATTTAAACCTCAGTCGCCTGTCTGTTAGTGATTTTAAAAGGATTAAGGGCAGGGCTAAAATTAATAGAATCAGGATAATAAAATTATAGATCCAGACCATCTGAAACCTGAAGCCTGTAGAGTTTTCTGTAGTACTCACATCTATCTAAAAGCTCGTTGTGTTTGCCTTTATCTAATATTGTGCCGTTTTT from Hippea jasoniae encodes:
- the rpiB gene encoding ribose 5-phosphate isomerase B gives rise to the protein MVVIGSDHGGFFLKEEIKRFLEELGESFEDVGTFSADSVDYPDIAKTVAKKVVENKSIGILICGTGIGMSIAANKVKGIRCALCHDAYTAEFARRHNDANIIAFGGRTTGIEIAKQMVKIFLSTPFDGGRHLRRINKITELEVL
- a CDS encoding serine hydroxymethyltransferase, with amino-acid sequence MSVLKDFDPEVFEAIENEKKREMYGLELIASENFVSEAVLEAQGSVMTNKYAEGYPGKRYYGGCEYVDIVENLAIERAKKLFGAEHVNVQPHSGSQANMAIYLATLQPGDRLLGMSLSNGGHLTHGAGVNFSGKLFISFGYGVNPETGLIDYDEVQAIAEEFKPRLIVCGASAYPRIIDFKKFREIADSVDAYLMADIAHIAGLVAAGIHPSPIPYCEFVTTTTHKTLRGPRGGMIMTKEFFAKPIDKMVFPGMQGGPLMHVIAAKAVCFKEALSDEFKEYQKQIVKNAKKLAEVLMDNGFKLVSGGTDTHLMLVDLTNKNITGKEAEEALGKVGITVNKNTIPGETRSPFITSGIRIGTPAITTRGMKEKEMEKIGELITETLNNIGDEKKYSAIRQEVKKLCEEFMFYSV
- a CDS encoding tetratricopeptide repeat protein gives rise to the protein MPDNATIFKKGRYFVVRIKGKIAKKQILGSNLGDRFFKSLSITNADNVSQIVIELKKPYIPQYTLQNGDITLKPQLPRKHNVENPKNGVPQNLLAIPYFISKTTFKTTKKMQTSYDESLFFSGVKAFYIKNYQLAAAFFNEIIKKYPQSHFFLSAYFLLGDCYKNMKMYDKAIAIYNRAISLSPKNDTVAQTLFSIADIYQTRKMFIAARTIYKKIEKDFASTKWASKAAFMIGYSYFMEHNCRLALKHLLLVDKSNPYYPLSMVLSAECFYKKKDYARAVLAYYYMSKKLQEIDVDNYYKELVDIGVSLCEFEDYKEAENVFGYVEQTHDKEIKAYSYIGRMRCDLKKNDFDDLKFRGGWILSNIKDVKLKNLARKLLDEGKLKKGDVDKKTIDEIVAKYKNDPEIVSLALYVYARKNYRNKDYIDALSYLIKLKKQYPESSYNKLAQPMAADAINKLLDEFYNQPDLELVEKIYDAALKLKPPKADLCRLAWALVFSFKIGEVEKIMHSIKDQECQNAVVAKFYVEMGNNIKASSIVDQLQKTKPYVYYINMIFGDINFFGGDYKKAYELYKKASEIKEKLMDDYLSLRMAECLINIKKLKDAEVILSSISVRIYSDKVEFFKGYVAYLKGDYKNSIAILKNLINVIHYRQRALFYIAMSYIKLNDKKHAVEYFNKLKAINPNSEYINILKALLL
- a CDS encoding sensor histidine kinase; amino-acid sequence: MSDDKLKNLQVMFEAVLDTSKKLENSYNELKRKFELLEGKLESNRRYLENILKSIDTGVASIDLDGRIVTFNRKAEEVFGVDESSVKGRHFGEVFAIKSLLELNGCGIAEFFKDNKRVEIETNSSKKILSVSANCVEEEDGKISGAVIVFSDITQVEKLKEENYKKEKLAIIGQMAASIAHDIKNPLASIELLVPLLDDGTKKEIVDNIMMSIKRINNIVNNTLLFTKTVNYSPEQIDSISLAHELEFEIYASIKNADVKFNKEVENFTFVSDKNLLKSALVNILSNATDAAKTTVELKVYKKGDRVVFEIIDDGEGIEDISMIFEPFYTSKKNGTGLGLAIVRQAVEILNGDIEISTSKRGTSFKVLL
- a CDS encoding lysophospholipid acyltransferase family protein, with the translated sequence MKGFFNYLKFCSYSVFYIFKHYNALDDETVRRWAFEVVKMFNIDVKVKGFIYDKRFVLLPNHESYFDIIALYVAIPQKLHWLAKKELFDIPFLGRALKKLNVSGINRNDPIDAAKGLIRLLKNFDEGGVVIFPEGSRRNKQLKDGGAVAAKKKKLPIYPVKIINTNKVMPAGKPVLYSHPVEVIVCEKIKPELDIDKIKQKVEDCLYG
- a CDS encoding septal ring lytic transglycosylase RlpA family protein, with product MVKKAAVFLIALLLLSSCSIRRAIVSKPYYYPYPVLKTVKPGYTQYGIASWYGPNFHGKRTANGEIYNMYAHTAASKTLPFNTLVKVINLDNGRSTVVRINDRGPFVKGRIIDLSYAAAKDLGMIPTGTARVKLIVLGNNSYASSKITYSKPEQPSLNQLERITIDTHLNEDLNGFDNYAIQLGAFRSLYNAIKFKDRLMRYIKGIRIVKAVVRGVELYRVVVGSFDSKEAARSFGYKYILPYVGKFYIISQ
- a CDS encoding DEAD/DEAH box helicase, yielding MNLTELAYRLSFINRKAIVILRDNVEIDRVKAKLDFFDALFSKKRQKGLFYSYEIPPHCSVKPDEFIVSNRLKAIYTLLSGPDNSIVFTNINALIQPVIGGDEFIDKMFEIRKGEIIDIEQLQKKLINAGFIQTDSVEYYGEFSKKGFVVDLFSPFYNKPARIEFFDDEVERITLFFAENYRTFKELESLIVLPAKEYSYKEDEFGYALLGVKNHLLDYPTEEFEFYSNVEQDDVESLFRLAELYNQEGLFEKKERVSAFFEKVKHFELGYKKLFVENEDIAEKIERIKRAGKNNRVVVACGSDLRVERVAGFLKGRQVEYKTLHSSPFELPPGVYLSRLGIDEGLVDEKNRFVVVGFGELFGAVLGISPVRVKRKKPTEVDFEANDKVVHKRYGIAVFNGLTKIDVDGSKEEFFELEFEGGDKIYLPVYNADMLYPYRGSEPVSSLRNNRWAVKQENIKKSIKKILSELVNAYAKRKLIKREPFNVGLFEIEEFEAMFEYDETADQLKAIEDIKNDMSKESPMDRLICGDVSFGKTEVAMRAIAICVFNLRQAVLMVPTTILSLQHYKTLTQRFKNFPVNIALLNRFTTKKEREKILKGLKDGTIDILIATHSVYSKDVEFLNLGLVVVDEEHRFGVKVKEHLKTLYPHVDMLYLSATPIPRTLNMSLNGILDISVIKTPPLERKPIETIISKRKLEVIRDAVLREISREGRVYFVHNAIEDIEEVKEQLDRLLPFVKKEIVHAKMPKGKIKDVFERFNKGEFELLIATSIIESGLDIKAVDTIIIDDADRFGLSDLYQLRGRVGRGDRVSYAYLLYEGKISENAKKRLKYISEFIERGVGFNLALKDAEIRGYGNILGKDQSGKIKSIGYSTYLSLIEEAIREVKKQPLEREIEIKHSFDAYIPDEFASQEKKVEIYKRLSAVRDEEELEQLKNELTDRFGKLIKPVENLILITLLKIKAKRAFVKKLLLSKKGVAVEFYVDADIDTDMLIKEVHEKLGRFESETVVSFKLLGNNLGVIADKLIEFFERITKQGARRDALP
- a CDS encoding 3-deoxy-D-manno-octulosonic acid transferase, coding for MSTTENSTGFRFQMVWIYNFIILILLILALPLILLKSLTDRRLRFKLKERFFPKPIEESDYILLHGSSFGELKTLIAVSDKIKQELKKPLIFSAFTDTGFKAAEDKKTVIMPIDLLLLYKKLFKHTPSLAIFFETEIWPSYIAYLKKRGTKLILLNARMSSSTFKHYKRFCFLFKPIIQRFDLIVAKSITDAKRYRYFSDRVIVCGNIKRFKKPLKFDKSALLKTFKIHSEKPILTLASFHVEEIDLAISIIERFKNEYFIVLAPRHINLAHQFIDRLKKNKIEFSLRTSNNSAKNLLLLDTLGELEKIYAISKVTIIGGSFYPSLKGHNPIEPAIYKNTVICGPYMESFFEDVDYLKQLNLICQAKEPYLEQIENCIKIQQTNNESYLKFIDGLQYILNCHLFNTKKASNQN